The Montipora capricornis isolate CH-2021 chromosome 3, ASM3666992v2, whole genome shotgun sequence genome window below encodes:
- the LOC138040765 gene encoding adenosine receptor A2a-like has translation MVGALYSSNIANIVLNAVLCFFAITLNGATIYALRKTPSVPKPLKALLLSLAVSDFGVGILGHPLYITRLALELQADLTSFLTVYTVYITVSSQFAYASFFAVLSLSLDRFLAIHLHLRYQELVTYQRVVTAVISVWVLSGLIPLIWPQIPIHIAYVLFAIVVVSCFVVSGVLNSKIYATVRRHAHQIHSLQVQPIIQENAPNVTNARRLRKSAFMTIHVYVLFLVCYLPNICVLGFISVCPSLAGLKAVHQYTLTVLLLNSSLNPLLYCWKLKGVRQTIMNTLVNAISSQN, from the coding sequence ATGGTAGGGGCCTTGTACTCGTCAAACATCGCCAACATTGTCTTGAACGCCGTATTGTGCTTCTTTGCCATAACGTTGAATGGTGCCACAATCTACGCCTTGAGAAAAACTCCCTCTGTACCAAAGCCTTTGAAAGCATTGCTACTGAGTTTGGCCGTTTCTGATTTTGGTGTCGGCATACTGGGCCATCCATTGTACATCACACGTCTCGCCCTAGAGTTGCAAGCAGATCTCACAAGCTTTCTAACTGTTTACACAGTTTATATAACTGTGAGCAGTCAGTTCGCTTATGCTTCGTTCTTCGCTGTTCTGTCTTTAAGCTTGGACAGATTCTTGGCGATCCATCTACACCTCAGGTACCAGGAACTTGTGACTTACCAACGAGTCGTAACAGCTGTGATCTCGGTTTGGGTGTTGAGCGGACTTATCCCGTTAATTTGGCCGCAGATTCCGATCCATATCGCATATGTGTTGTTTGCCATCGTCGTAGTATCGTGTTTCGTTGTCTCGGGAGTTCTAAACTCCAAGATATACGCAACCGTACGACGCCACGCTCATCAAATCCATTCCCTTCAAGTGCAGCCCATAATACAAGAAAACGCGCCTAATGTGACGAACGCCAGAAGGCTGAGGAAATCTGCCTTCATGACAATTCACGTCTACGTCTTGTTTTTGGTGTGCTATCTGCCAAACATTTGTGTTCTGGGGTTTATCAGCGTTTGTCCTAGTCTCGCTGGACTGAAGGCAGTTCACCAATACACTTTAACTGTGTTGTTGTTAAATTCATCTCTGAACCCACTACTTTACTGCTGGAAATTGAAAGGTGTTCGACAAACTATAATGAACACGCTGGTAAACGCAATTTCCAGCCAAAACTGA
- the LOC138040766 gene encoding melanocyte-stimulating hormone receptor-like produces the protein MEAALYWSTIPNIVFNAVLCFTALTLNGVTIYALRKTPSVPKPLKALLLSLAVSDLGVGILVHPLFITRLALESRLQADLRTSFPTFHMVYKFVTMQFNCASFFGVLSLSLDRFLAIHLHLRYQELVTYQRVVTAVISVWVLSGLISLIPQQIPIHIAYVLLAVIVVSCFVVSGVLNSMIYATVRRHAHQIHSLQVQPTVQQNASNVTNASTLRKSTFMTIHVYVLFLVCYLPWFCALCVIRFYPRLAILWAVYPYTATLLFLNSSLNPLIYCWKLRGVRQTIMNMHAAKRTFQPKLKL, from the coding sequence ATGGAAGCGGCATTGTACTGGTCAACCATCCCCAACATTGTCTTCAACGCCGTATTGTGTTTCACTGCCTTAACGTTGAATGGTGTCACAATCTACGCCTTGAGAAAAACTCCGTCTGTTCCAAAGCCCTTGAAAGCATTGCTACTGAGTTTGGCCGTTTCTGATCTTGGTGTCGGCATACTGgttcatccactgttcatcacACGTCTCGCCCTAGAGTCACGGTTGCAAGCAGATCTCCGCACAAGCTTTCCAACTTTTCACATGGTTTATAAATTTGTGACTATGCAATTCAATTGTGCTTCGTTCTTCGGTGTTCTGTCTCTAAGCTTGGACAGATTCTTGGCGATCCATCTACACCTCAGGTACCAGGAACTTGTGACTTACCAACGAGTCGTAACAGCTGTGATCTCGGTTTGGGTCTTAAGCGGACTTATCTCGTTAATTCCCCAGCAAATCCCGATCCATATCGCATATGTGTTGCTTGCCGTCATCGTAGTATCGTGTTTCGTTGTCTCGGGAGTTCTTAACTCCATGATATACGCCACCGTGCGACGCCACGCTCATCAAATCCATTCCCTTCAAGTGCAGCCCACAGTACAACAAAACGCGTCTAATGTGACGAACGCCAGCACGCTGAGGAAATCTACCTTCATGACAATTCACGTCTACGTCTTGTTTTTGGTATGCTATCTGCCATGGTTTTGTGCTCTGTGCGTTATCAGGTTTTATCCTCGTCTCGCTATACTGTGGGCAGTTTACCCATACACTGCTACTCTGTTGTTCTTAAATTCATCTCTGAACCCACTAATTTACTGCTGGAAATTGAGAGGTGTTCGACAAACTATAATGAACATGCACGCTGCTAAACGCACTTTCCAGCCAAAACTGAAGCTCTGA